The following coding sequences are from one Capsicum annuum cultivar UCD-10X-F1 chromosome 3, UCD10Xv1.1, whole genome shotgun sequence window:
- the LOC107866476 gene encoding putative disease resistance protein RGA1, with protein sequence MPAEIGQVTSLRTLPSFIIGKESCISGQASDKLNELKGLVDLRNSLSIKFMGRVGAIGERTPKGVVKRMKHLRQLNVDFEYGYHRDVDTGAHLMMLEALQPHQNIEGLRIKDYNGLRFPSWLMVENLGLLLPKLVDLHIEDCHKCQKLPPLWKLPSLQSLEPRNLGGLEGYDDKFMQPSKTPERYYFSSLKQLELKGISEKISKQILCPSLHHPSPLCNLKELTVDSVEGLATMSEDVFKNLMSLQSLSIKNCENLISLSTCLTHLTSLETLTIAYCPELDLSNEEEMQFQVLGNLSTLNLWELDKLMSLPLWLRHFCYFEIIIH encoded by the coding sequence ATGCCAGCTGAAATTGGTCAAGTGACGTCTCTACGGACGTTGCCAAGTTTTATCATAGGGAAAGAAAGTTGCATATCTGGTCAGGCAAGTGACAAGTTAAATGAACTAAAAGGCCTTGTTGATCTCAGAAATAGCTTAAGCATTAAATTCATGGGACGAGTCGGTGCAATTGGAGAAAGAACACCGAAAGGTGTAGTGAAAAGGATGAAGCATCTCCGACAGCTAAATGTAGACTTTGAATATGGATATCACAGGGATGTCGATACTGGAGCTCATCTGATGATGTTGGAAGCCCTGCAGCCTCACCAAAACATTGAAGGATTGCGAATAAAAGATTACAATGGGTTGAGGTTTCCAAGTTGGTTGATGGTTGAGAATCTTGGCCTTTTGCTGCCCAAGCTTGTTGATCTACATATAGAAGATTGCCATAAATGCCAAAAGCTTCCACCGCTATGGAAACTGCCTTCTCTCCAAAGTCTTGAACCGCGGAATCTGGGCGGACTTGAAGGTTATGATGATAAATTCATGCAACCATCAAAGACTCCTGAACGCTACTACTTCTCTTCCTTAAAACAACTTGAACTGAAAGGAATAAGTGAGAAGATATCGAAGCAAATCCTTTGCCCATCACTTCATCATCCTTCTCCTCTTTGCAACTTGAAAGAGTTGACTGTAGATTCTGTTGAAGGCCTAGCAACTATGTCAGAGGATGTGTTCAAGAATCTCATGTCGCTTCAATCTTTGTCTATTAAAAACTGCGAAAATCTGATCTCTCTATCCACATGTCTAACTCATCTCACTTCTCTGGAGACTTTAACTATAGCGTATTGCCCTGAGCTCGACTTGTCCAACGAAGAGGAAATGCAATTTCAAGTCCTGGGGAACTTATCAACTCTCAATCTTTGGGAGCTTGACAAGCTAATGTCACTTCCACTTTGGCTTCGACATTTCTGCTACTTTGAAATCATTATACATTAG